GTGCCGGTGGTGCCGCGCAGCAGCGACACCAGAGCCGGGTCGACCCGCCCGCCCGCTCCCGGGAGGCCGCCGGCGCCGCCGGAGGGCTCGGGGAAGTCCGCCGGGGAGGCGGCCACCGGGGAACGTCCGCGCCAGGCGTTCGGCCAGCTCCGCCTGCCCACGCCGGCGATAGAAGCGGACCGTGGTCCGCATCACGTTGACGACGTCGCGCCATCCTCGTACCGTCGAGACCACAAGCGGACCACAGTCCGCTTAATCGAGGAGATCGACGATGACGAGCCTTCTGCACATCTCCGCGTCACCGAGGGGCGAGCACTCCGAGTCGCTCGCCATCGCGCGGCAGTTCACCGACGCCTATCGGGCCGCCCACCCCGACGCGACCATGGAGCACTGGGATTTGTGGGACGGGTCGCTCCCCGCGTTCGGGGTCGGGGCCAACGCCAAGATGACCGTGTTCGGCGGGGGAACCCCCACCGGCGCGGAGGGCGCGGCCTGGGCCGAGGCGCGCCGCGTGTTCGACCGGTTCGCCGCGGCCGACCGGGTGGTGTTCAGCGTGCCCATGTGGAACGGCACGGTCCTCTACGTCCTCAAGCAGTTCATCGACGTGGTGAGCCAACCCGGGTGGGTGTTCGGCGTCGACGCGGCGACGGGCTACGACGGCCTCCTCGCCGGCCGCGGCACGCGGGTCGCCGTGATCTACACCAGCGCCGTGTGGGCGCCCGGGGTACGACCGGAGTTCGGCGCCGACTTCCAGTCCACGTACTTCTCCGACTGGCTCCGGTGGACCGGCCTGGCCGACATCACCGAGATCCGCTTCCACCCGACCCTCACCGGCGACCGGGACCTCGCGCGCGCCCGCGCGCTCACCCGGGCCCGCGACGTCGCCGAGACGTTCTGACGCACCCGGGCGTCCGGCGGCACGCCCCGCCGGACGCCCGGTCCGGAAACCGCCAGCACCAGACCCGGCGGCTGCGGCACCGTTGACCGCGACCGCCGCCGGGCACCCGGCCGACCTTCGGCTGGGCCGCCCGCACCATTCAGGTGGCGCTCATCGGTCATGCTCAGAAACATGATCCGGTTCGTGCTCAACCTGCTGTGGCTCATCTTCGGCGGCGGCATCGTCCTCGCCGCCGGCTACGGCATCGCCGCGCTGATCTGCTTCCTCCTGGTCGTCACCATTCCGTTCGGCGTCGCATCGCTCCGGCTGGCGGTCTACTCGTTGTGGCCGTTCGGCCGCACCGTCGTGCCCAAGCCGGGCGCCGGTATCGTCTCCGGGCTGACCAACATCCTCTGGGTGGTGCTCGCCGGCTGGTGGCTGGCCCTGACCCACATCCTCGCCGGTATCGCGCTGTGTCTGACGGTCATCGGCATCCCGTTCGGCATCGCCAACTTCAAGCTCGTGCCCGCCGCATTCTGGCCCCTCGGCCGCGAGGTTGTCGACGCACCATAGAAGCAACGACCCTGCTCCACAGTGCTGGCTACCTCTGCAGACGCAGAGCGAAACGGCGCCCTCGCCTGACGTGCGGCGGCACGCGTCAGGCGTATCGCCCATCCGCCGG
The Micromonospora sp. R77 DNA segment above includes these coding regions:
- a CDS encoding FMN-dependent NADH-azoreductase: MTSLLHISASPRGEHSESLAIARQFTDAYRAAHPDATMEHWDLWDGSLPAFGVGANAKMTVFGGGTPTGAEGAAWAEARRVFDRFAAADRVVFSVPMWNGTVLYVLKQFIDVVSQPGWVFGVDAATGYDGLLAGRGTRVAVIYTSAVWAPGVRPEFGADFQSTYFSDWLRWTGLADITEIRFHPTLTGDRDLARARALTRARDVAETF
- a CDS encoding YccF domain-containing protein, which translates into the protein MIRFVLNLLWLIFGGGIVLAAGYGIAALICFLLVVTIPFGVASLRLAVYSLWPFGRTVVPKPGAGIVSGLTNILWVVLAGWWLALTHILAGIALCLTVIGIPFGIANFKLVPAAFWPLGREVVDAP